From a region of the Candidatus Acidiferrales bacterium genome:
- a CDS encoding cytochrome c, producing MEQKDQTANQQKESVLVRKVWLSPLFYIYFLSVLTGLGMLYIHRENMVNRNSISPDLAIDSTFWNPVGDVPPGPANTGEKIDVAMLLQPTKAQIARGEQLFKVNCSSCHGTDGKGDGPASANLNPKPRDFHSTAGWKNGRLLSQMFKTVAEGIPGSAMVSFSATFPASDRLAIIDYIRTSFGDFPKDTPEQLETMGKTYHLGEVQTAPTRISVSEAMSRIEEGAIPLVRTTAAISAYISQHPTDEGSRIFDNVVIDRQRALTMLASSNFWSKNESDFVMIVTANAVQNGFDPKVARLSTQDWETLFNYLKGLFSSKDLASNNG from the coding sequence ATGGAACAAAAAGATCAAACCGCGAATCAGCAAAAAGAATCCGTGCTCGTTAGAAAAGTGTGGTTGTCTCCCCTCTTCTATATCTATTTCCTGAGCGTGCTGACCGGACTGGGAATGCTGTATATCCACAGGGAGAATATGGTGAACAGGAATTCGATATCTCCTGATCTCGCGATCGATTCTACATTCTGGAATCCGGTCGGCGATGTTCCTCCCGGTCCGGCAAACACCGGTGAGAAGATCGATGTTGCAATGTTGCTGCAGCCGACGAAGGCGCAGATCGCCAGAGGTGAGCAGCTTTTCAAAGTCAATTGCTCCTCCTGTCATGGCACAGACGGAAAAGGCGATGGTCCCGCATCGGCAAACCTAAACCCGAAACCCCGCGATTTTCATTCGACCGCAGGCTGGAAGAACGGAAGGCTTCTTTCACAAATGTTCAAAACGGTGGCTGAAGGTATCCCCGGGAGTGCCATGGTATCATTCTCCGCGACGTTTCCTGCGAGCGACCGGCTTGCCATCATCGATTACATAAGAACATCGTTCGGAGATTTTCCCAAAGACACACCCGAACAGTTGGAGACGATGGGCAAGACTTATCATCTCGGGGAAGTTCAGACTGCTCCTACTCGAATTTCAGTCAGTGAGGCTATGAGTCGTATCGAGGAAGGTGCGATCCCGCTCGTCAGAACAACCGCCGCAATCTCGGCATATATTTCTCAGCATCCAACGGACGAGGGAAGTCGGATATTCGATAATGTTGTGATAGATCGCCAGCGGGCTCTAACCATGCTGGCCAGCTCAAATTTCTGGAGCAAAAACGAGTCGGATTTTGTTATGATAGTAACAGCAAATGCGGTGCAGAACGGTTTCGATCCGAAAGTTGCGCGACTCAGCACTCAGGATTGGGAAACCCTCTTTAATTATTTGAAAGGTTTGTTTTCTTCGAAGGACTTAGCTTCAAACAATGGTTGA
- a CDS encoding SCO family protein: protein MSEAAALFVLGFMTLSVAILPQAANGEEAASGQVKVGIEEKLGQNIPLDLKFRDENGNEITLRQISAGKPLIIDMAYYTCPGICDEVLASLTSTLDEVSETPGEDFNVATVSFDPADNSAIALKKKEQYWGLLRRPFPAEDWRFLTGDSTDISSLVHSIGFYYMRDKYQKFTHPTALVIVDKNGEIIRYIKGSTFTPVDLKMAIMQAKAGTPEQIISSVIAVCFSRDPSGQHLVFNIMQVMGVGTLVFIAGFIVFLRSTKRGKWFAKENSASRKEIS, encoded by the coding sequence ATGTCAGAAGCGGCGGCGTTGTTCGTTCTCGGCTTTATGACGTTGAGTGTCGCAATTCTCCCGCAAGCGGCGAATGGGGAGGAGGCGGCTTCCGGTCAGGTGAAAGTTGGCATCGAAGAAAAGCTCGGACAAAATATTCCTCTGGATTTGAAGTTCAGAGATGAAAACGGGAATGAGATTACTCTTCGTCAAATATCGGCGGGCAAGCCTCTCATTATCGATATGGCATACTATACTTGTCCGGGAATCTGCGATGAAGTTCTTGCGAGTTTGACAAGCACGCTCGATGAAGTAAGCGAAACGCCAGGAGAAGATTTCAATGTGGCAACTGTGAGTTTTGATCCTGCGGATAATTCAGCAATCGCATTGAAGAAGAAGGAACAATATTGGGGATTGTTGAGAAGACCTTTCCCAGCCGAAGATTGGAGATTCCTAACTGGAGACAGTACAGACATTTCCAGCCTTGTGCACTCCATCGGTTTCTATTACATGAGAGATAAGTACCAGAAGTTTACTCATCCGACTGCGCTGGTGATTGTCGACAAGAATGGGGAAATCATAAGATATATCAAAGGAAGTACTTTCACGCCGGTGGATTTGAAAATGGCGATCATGCAGGCAAAAGCAGGAACTCCGGAACAGATAATCAGTTCCGTGATTGCGGTATGTTTCAGCAGGGATCCTTCTGGACAGCATCTGGTTTTCAACATAATGCAGGTAATGGGAGTTGGAACGCTCGTGTTCATCGCAGGTTTCATAGTTTTTTTGAGATCTACAAAAAGAGGTAAGTGGTTCGCGAAGGAGAATTCTGCCTCGCGAAAGGAGATAAGTTAA